One genomic segment of Occultella kanbiaonis includes these proteins:
- a CDS encoding class I SAM-dependent methyltransferase, translated as MSEELTGGPCRFCGTTLTRTFADLGMSPLCESFVPADQVNAMEPFYPLHTWVCDQCFLVQLQEYVTREEIFTEYAYFSSYSDAWLEHARTYVEKMIAERNLGANSLVVELASNDGYLLQYFVQADVPVLGIEPAANVAKVAVDERNVPTLVEFFDERLAQRLVAEGTRADLIAGNNVLAQVPDLNTFVAGMKLLLAPGGLITIEFPHLLRLMEENQFDTIYHEHFSYFSLVTSERIFAAHGLVIHDVEELWTHGGSLRIHATHAGPDAPTVSDRLLALRQRELDAGLEQPETYELFAEQVRETKRKLLDFLIGVKRDGAQVVGYGAPGKGNTLLNYCGIGTDFLDYTVDRNPYKHGRYTPGTHIPIHEPGRIAETKPDYVLILPWNLKDEIVAQLDYIREWGGKCVVPIPGAAIVDWPVGSSQ; from the coding sequence ATGTCCGAAGAGCTGACCGGCGGCCCGTGCCGCTTCTGCGGGACCACCCTGACCCGCACGTTCGCCGACCTGGGCATGTCCCCGCTGTGCGAGAGTTTCGTGCCGGCGGACCAGGTCAACGCGATGGAGCCGTTCTACCCGTTGCATACCTGGGTGTGTGACCAGTGCTTCCTGGTGCAGTTGCAGGAGTACGTGACCCGCGAAGAGATCTTCACCGAGTACGCGTACTTCTCGTCCTACTCGGACGCCTGGCTGGAGCACGCACGCACCTACGTCGAGAAGATGATCGCCGAGCGGAACCTCGGCGCGAACAGCCTGGTCGTCGAGCTCGCCAGCAACGACGGCTATCTCCTCCAGTACTTCGTGCAGGCCGACGTTCCGGTCCTCGGGATCGAGCCGGCGGCGAACGTGGCGAAGGTCGCCGTCGACGAGCGCAACGTGCCGACCCTGGTGGAGTTCTTCGACGAGCGACTGGCGCAGCGGCTGGTCGCCGAGGGAACCAGGGCGGACCTCATCGCCGGCAACAACGTGCTCGCGCAGGTACCGGATCTCAACACCTTCGTGGCCGGGATGAAACTCCTGCTCGCGCCCGGTGGGCTGATCACGATCGAGTTCCCGCATCTGCTGCGGCTGATGGAGGAGAACCAGTTCGACACGATCTATCACGAGCACTTCTCCTACTTCTCGCTGGTGACCTCCGAGCGGATCTTCGCCGCGCACGGCCTCGTGATCCACGACGTCGAGGAGCTCTGGACGCACGGCGGCTCATTGCGGATCCACGCCACCCATGCGGGACCGGACGCGCCGACGGTGAGTGATCGTCTGCTCGCGCTGCGTCAGCGGGAGCTGGACGCCGGGCTGGAGCAGCCGGAGACCTATGAGCTGTTCGCGGAGCAGGTCCGCGAGACCAAGCGCAAGCTGCTCGACTTCCTCATCGGGGTCAAGCGCGACGGCGCTCAGGTGGTCGGTTACGGGGCCCCCGGCAAGGGGAACACCCTGCTCAACTACTGCGGGATCGGCACCGACTTCCTCGACTACACCGTGGACCGGAATCCCTACAAGCACGGCCGGTACACACCGGGTACGCACATCCCGATCCACGAGCCGGGCCGGATCGCGGAGACCAAGCCGGACTACGTCCTGATCCTGCCGTGGAACCTCAAGGACGAGATCGTCGCGCAGCTGGACTACATCAGGGAGTGGGGCGGCAAGTGCGTCGTGCCGATCCCGGGTGCCGCGATCGTCGACTGGCCGGTCGGGAGCTCGCAATGA
- a CDS encoding NAD-dependent epimerase/dehydratase family protein, with protein MKVLVTGHNGYIGQVMVPLLRAAGHDVVGLDTFYYEGCQFDDEVSPTEVIRKDLRDVKPTDLEGFDAVIALAALSNDALGDLRPQLTYDINHLGTVQLAESAKQAGVGRFLFSSSCSLYGAAGDEHLTEEAGFNPLTPYGESKIKVEQDLTHLADESFSPVYLRNATAYGVSPSLRADLMVNNLVGYAITTGKVLIKSDGMPWRPLIHIEDISRAFLAALEAPREVVHDRAFNVGVTSENYRVKEVAEIVAQVVPGSVVEYAPGASPDARNYRVDFTRIAAELPAFQAKWTVPAGVEELYRAYRDHGLTAEEFTSAKYLRIRTVLDHKEAGRLDEELRWQ; from the coding sequence GTGAAGGTCCTGGTCACCGGCCACAACGGCTACATCGGGCAGGTGATGGTGCCGCTGCTGCGGGCGGCCGGTCACGACGTCGTCGGTTTGGACACCTTCTACTACGAGGGGTGCCAGTTCGATGACGAGGTCAGCCCCACCGAAGTCATTCGCAAGGACCTGCGCGACGTCAAGCCGACTGATCTCGAGGGCTTCGATGCCGTGATCGCCCTGGCCGCATTGTCCAACGACGCGCTCGGCGACCTGCGGCCCCAGCTGACCTACGACATCAACCACCTCGGCACCGTGCAACTGGCCGAGTCCGCGAAGCAGGCCGGAGTCGGCCGCTTCCTGTTCTCCTCCTCATGCAGCCTCTACGGGGCCGCCGGCGACGAGCACCTCACCGAGGAGGCGGGCTTCAACCCGCTGACCCCGTACGGGGAGTCGAAGATCAAGGTGGAGCAGGACCTGACCCACCTGGCCGACGAGTCGTTCAGCCCGGTCTACCTTCGCAACGCGACCGCCTACGGCGTCTCGCCGAGCCTGCGGGCGGACCTCATGGTGAACAACCTCGTCGGCTACGCGATCACGACCGGCAAGGTCCTCATCAAGTCCGACGGTATGCCCTGGCGGCCGCTGATCCACATCGAGGACATCTCCCGGGCCTTCCTCGCGGCGCTCGAGGCGCCTCGCGAAGTGGTGCACGATCGCGCCTTCAATGTGGGAGTCACCTCGGAGAACTACCGGGTCAAGGAGGTCGCCGAGATCGTCGCGCAGGTCGTGCCTGGCTCGGTGGTGGAGTACGCACCCGGCGCGAGCCCGGATGCACGCAACTACCGGGTGGACTTCACCCGGATCGCTGCAGAACTGCCGGCCTTCCAGGCGAAGTGGACGGTGCCGGCCGGGGTCGAGGAGCTCTACCGCGCCTATCGGGACCACGGACTCACCGCCGAGGAGTTCACGTCGGCCAAGTACCTGCGGATCCGGACCGTCCTCGACCACAAGGAGGCCGGGCGCCTCGACGAGGAACTGCGCTGGCAGTGA
- a CDS encoding polysaccharide pyruvyl transferase family protein translates to MSSLHLVLAGAPLGNGNRGVEALGRSVADAVDRETEGTVLSVLDDGWGVRTDTSSRYARSVVEHVGVRHSRRWHRPESWAQIHVAQRLAPALNGVATRMARADAVFDLSGGDSFTDLYGQKRFDAVAAPKHAAIRSRRPLILLPQTYGPFTNQKARAEASKLVRSSAVAYARDPRSYELLMTLAGPAADPERIRSGVDVAFGLEPRAPGEDVIALLHGLSDAPLAGVNISGLLLGDAAREMFGLRGDYIQTMTDLVRGLLRSGTHVVLVPHVHVPGGGGESDIGAIRVVQDQLSESERSHTSVMPSTMDAAELKWVIRQLDWFVGSRMHATIAALSSAVPTFGYAYSDKTRGVFETCGVGDQVGDARDLAGPEAVTRMLDSFEHRADLKVRLEMTAPPVVERAQAQLREVLLEIEAWQAQDAKVGSIG, encoded by the coding sequence ATGAGCTCCCTGCACCTCGTGCTCGCGGGTGCGCCGCTCGGCAATGGGAACCGTGGTGTTGAAGCCCTCGGTCGTTCCGTTGCCGACGCGGTCGATCGCGAAACTGAAGGAACCGTGCTGAGTGTCCTCGACGACGGCTGGGGGGTTCGGACAGACACAAGTTCGCGATACGCACGATCGGTGGTTGAGCACGTCGGTGTGCGTCATTCGCGGCGCTGGCACCGGCCGGAGAGCTGGGCGCAGATCCACGTTGCCCAACGGCTCGCGCCAGCCCTCAACGGTGTCGCGACTCGGATGGCTCGCGCAGACGCGGTCTTCGACCTCAGTGGCGGCGACAGCTTCACCGACCTGTACGGCCAGAAACGGTTCGATGCCGTTGCCGCGCCCAAGCATGCGGCGATCCGCTCACGTCGGCCCCTGATTCTGCTTCCGCAGACGTACGGGCCGTTCACCAATCAGAAGGCCCGTGCCGAGGCGTCGAAGCTTGTTCGGTCGTCTGCCGTCGCCTACGCCCGGGATCCCCGTAGCTACGAGCTCCTGATGACGCTCGCCGGTCCGGCCGCCGACCCCGAGCGCATCCGATCCGGAGTCGACGTCGCGTTCGGCCTTGAGCCGCGCGCCCCCGGCGAAGACGTCATCGCACTCCTGCACGGCCTCTCTGACGCGCCCCTCGCAGGGGTCAACATCAGCGGACTACTCCTTGGCGATGCGGCACGAGAGATGTTCGGTCTGCGCGGCGACTACATCCAGACGATGACGGATCTGGTTCGTGGACTCCTACGTTCGGGGACGCACGTCGTCCTCGTTCCACATGTTCACGTGCCGGGCGGCGGCGGGGAAAGCGACATCGGCGCCATTCGCGTCGTTCAGGACCAGCTCTCCGAGAGCGAACGAAGCCACACCTCGGTCATGCCCTCCACGATGGATGCAGCCGAACTCAAGTGGGTGATTCGCCAGCTCGACTGGTTCGTCGGGAGCCGCATGCACGCCACGATCGCCGCCTTGTCGTCGGCAGTCCCGACCTTCGGCTACGCCTACAGCGACAAGACCAGGGGCGTGTTCGAGACCTGTGGCGTGGGAGACCAGGTCGGTGACGCGAGGGACCTAGCCGGACCGGAGGCCGTGACCAGGATGCTTGACTCCTTCGAGCACCGTGCCGACCTCAAGGTGCGCCTCGAGATGACCGCCCCGCCGGTTGTCGAGCGCGCGCAGGCACAACTGCGGGAGGTGCTCCTCGAGATCGAGGCTTGGCAGGCGCAGGATGCGAAGGTCGGTTCCATCGGATGA
- a CDS encoding PIG-L deacetylase family protein translates to MIGLDLGVDEGQPLRVLALGAHCDDVEIGCGGTLGRLARRPGGLEVRYEVFSSNPQRAEEARAAATDLLREAQDVSIWVGEYRESYFPYVGDAIKDRFELVKSEFDPHLVLTHQRHDRHQDHRTISDLTWNTFRDHLVLEYEIPKWDGDMGSPNVFVPLSEDDVANKLRVLGEHYASQFAKPWYDDDTFRGLMRLRGMECHAPGRHAEAFYSRKAVLLGGDAS, encoded by the coding sequence ATGATCGGTCTCGACCTAGGCGTCGATGAGGGCCAGCCGTTGCGAGTGCTGGCGCTCGGCGCCCATTGCGACGATGTGGAGATCGGTTGCGGTGGAACGCTCGGTCGACTCGCCCGCCGACCCGGTGGCCTCGAGGTCCGGTACGAGGTGTTCTCCTCCAACCCCCAGCGTGCCGAGGAGGCACGAGCTGCGGCGACCGACCTGCTGCGCGAGGCCCAAGACGTGAGCATCTGGGTGGGGGAGTACCGGGAGTCCTATTTCCCCTACGTCGGTGACGCGATCAAGGATCGCTTCGAGCTGGTCAAGTCGGAGTTCGACCCGCACCTCGTGCTCACCCACCAACGTCACGACCGGCACCAGGATCACCGGACCATCTCGGACCTGACCTGGAACACCTTCCGGGACCACCTGGTCCTCGAGTACGAGATCCCGAAGTGGGACGGGGACATGGGCTCGCCCAACGTGTTCGTGCCGCTCTCGGAGGACGATGTGGCCAACAAGCTGCGCGTGCTGGGCGAGCACTACGCCTCGCAGTTCGCGAAGCCCTGGTACGACGACGACACTTTCCGCGGGCTCATGCGCCTACGCGGGATGGAATGCCACGCGCCCGGCCGCCATGCCGAGGCGTTCTACAGCCGCAAGGCGGTTCTACTCGGAGGAGACGCATCGTGA
- a CDS encoding class I SAM-dependent methyltransferase — protein sequence MDCPRGDLDLGYCPACGFVYNTGFDAGLNAYGHSYDNALHFSAVFQAYEQDLAKRLIDTYDIRDSDVVEIGSGSGHFLGLVCALGENRGTGFDPSYDAEHAEPLPARVQVVNEYFSREHVDAKADLVVCRHVLEHVDDPAGMLRSLREGIGDRSDTVLYLEVPNGLLALRRLSVGDLIYEHVSYFLASSLRTAVEAAGFEILDMRESYDGQFLAVEARPTQVPRAPRPTAPTLDVLADIQAFGERARARVTEWADLLDRLAAADERVVAWGAGAKAVGFFNVLGVTTDVDRVVDVNPRKQGTFLAGTGQAVVPPDALVTDPPGTVLVMNPYYATEIGQMLADLGVDANVQTV from the coding sequence GTGGATTGTCCGCGCGGAGACCTGGACCTCGGCTACTGCCCGGCGTGCGGGTTCGTCTACAACACCGGCTTCGACGCCGGCCTGAACGCCTACGGACACAGCTACGACAACGCTCTGCACTTCTCCGCCGTGTTCCAGGCCTACGAGCAGGACCTGGCCAAGCGGCTCATCGACACCTACGACATCCGCGACTCGGACGTCGTGGAGATCGGCAGTGGGAGCGGGCACTTCCTCGGGCTTGTCTGCGCGCTCGGGGAGAACCGCGGAACCGGCTTCGACCCGAGTTATGACGCGGAGCACGCCGAGCCGCTCCCGGCCCGGGTGCAGGTGGTGAACGAGTACTTCTCCCGCGAGCATGTGGACGCGAAGGCCGACCTGGTGGTCTGCCGGCACGTCCTGGAGCACGTCGACGACCCGGCCGGGATGCTGCGCTCCCTGCGCGAGGGCATCGGCGACCGTTCGGACACCGTGCTGTACCTCGAGGTCCCGAACGGGCTCCTGGCGCTACGCCGACTATCCGTCGGCGACCTCATCTACGAGCACGTCTCCTATTTCCTCGCGTCCTCCTTGCGCACGGCGGTGGAGGCGGCGGGCTTCGAGATCCTTGACATGCGCGAGTCCTACGACGGACAGTTCCTCGCCGTGGAGGCCCGGCCGACGCAGGTACCGCGGGCGCCGAGGCCGACGGCTCCCACCCTGGACGTCCTGGCGGACATCCAGGCCTTCGGCGAGCGCGCGCGGGCACGGGTGACGGAGTGGGCGGACCTGTTGGATCGTCTCGCCGCCGCCGACGAGCGCGTGGTCGCCTGGGGCGCCGGAGCTAAGGCCGTCGGCTTCTTCAACGTGCTCGGCGTGACCACCGACGTTGACCGCGTGGTCGACGTCAACCCCCGCAAGCAGGGCACCTTCCTCGCCGGGACCGGGCAGGCCGTGGTGCCGCCCGACGCCCTCGTGACCGACCCGCCAGGAACCGTCCTGGTGATGAACCCGTACTACGCCACCGAGATCGGGCAGATGCTCGCAGACCTCGGTGTCGACGCCAACGTCCAGACCGTCTGA
- a CDS encoding ABC transporter ATP-binding protein translates to MAAAEGDDYVDPVTLRAQARSQRKSLGRLSVLIRQSVRLVWASGRGLFVGLLVLQVAAALALAGQVLSVQAVLTAILELDEAAGATASLWTPVLLLAGLTAVTSIIGAVQGHMQRMLGELVARSMWDQVLDVSTGVGLSSFESPDFFNRLQRVQSNALSRPYQVTQGLIAMGGALAASIGVGAALVSISPLLLPLLLVGGLPVLLTSRRESRLEFDFSVAQTPVLRMRQYLTLVQTGRDEAKEIRAFHLADWLHDRFDAAYATYLGALGTHLRRRATLSAVGNLGSAIVLVLTLATLVWLILDGQVTVAGAGAAIVAIRMLASQVQALFAGVQRIFESGLFLEDLQGFLRLAEPAKEDSQGPEAPTGFGIVAADEVHFTYPGSDQPAVRGATVELRAGEVVAIVGENGSGKTTLAKILAGLYAPDEGAVRWDGTDIRAWSLASVRSRIAVIFQDFVRYALSAEDNIAIGDVSRPQDPDRLRASAQAAGAAGAIESLPDGYATPLSRLFAGGRDLSGGQWQRVAIARGYYRDAPFVILDEPSAALDPRAEYDLFASLRHTLEGRTALFISHRFSTVRSADRIYVMEAGSVVEHGTHDELMAAGGQYSELFKLQAAAYLNADQT, encoded by the coding sequence ATGGCGGCTGCCGAGGGTGACGACTACGTCGACCCCGTGACGCTGCGTGCCCAGGCGCGCTCCCAACGCAAGTCACTGGGCCGGCTGTCCGTCCTCATCCGCCAGAGCGTCCGTCTCGTCTGGGCATCCGGGCGCGGGCTGTTCGTCGGGCTGCTCGTCCTCCAGGTCGCCGCGGCGCTCGCGCTGGCCGGTCAGGTGCTCTCGGTGCAAGCCGTACTCACCGCCATCCTCGAACTGGATGAGGCAGCCGGTGCGACCGCGTCGCTATGGACGCCAGTACTGCTGTTGGCGGGGCTGACGGCGGTGACATCCATCATCGGCGCCGTCCAGGGGCACATGCAGCGGATGCTCGGGGAACTCGTCGCCCGATCGATGTGGGATCAGGTGCTCGATGTCTCGACCGGGGTCGGACTCAGCAGCTTCGAGTCGCCCGACTTCTTCAATCGCCTCCAGCGGGTCCAGTCGAACGCGCTCTCCCGCCCGTACCAGGTGACCCAGGGCCTGATCGCCATGGGCGGCGCCCTCGCCGCCAGCATCGGCGTGGGCGCGGCGCTCGTGAGCATCAGCCCGCTCCTGCTGCCGCTCCTGTTGGTCGGTGGGCTACCGGTCCTGCTGACCAGCCGCCGCGAGAGTCGGCTGGAGTTCGACTTCTCGGTGGCCCAGACCCCGGTGCTGCGGATGCGTCAGTACCTGACGCTCGTCCAGACCGGGCGCGACGAGGCCAAGGAGATTCGCGCCTTCCACCTCGCAGACTGGCTCCACGACCGGTTCGACGCCGCCTACGCGACGTACCTGGGCGCACTCGGCACCCACCTGCGCCGCCGCGCAACCCTCTCCGCCGTCGGGAACCTGGGCAGCGCCATCGTGCTGGTTCTCACGCTCGCCACGCTGGTGTGGCTGATCCTCGACGGCCAGGTCACGGTCGCCGGCGCGGGTGCCGCCATCGTCGCGATCCGGATGCTCGCGAGCCAGGTCCAGGCCCTCTTCGCCGGGGTCCAGCGGATCTTCGAGTCGGGCCTGTTCCTCGAGGACCTCCAGGGCTTCCTCCGGCTCGCAGAGCCGGCCAAGGAGGACTCGCAAGGCCCCGAGGCGCCCACCGGCTTCGGCATCGTGGCCGCGGACGAGGTCCACTTCACCTACCCTGGCTCGGACCAGCCCGCTGTCCGCGGCGCCACCGTGGAACTGCGGGCGGGCGAGGTGGTAGCCATCGTCGGCGAGAACGGGTCCGGCAAGACCACCCTCGCGAAGATCCTCGCCGGCCTGTACGCACCGGACGAGGGCGCCGTTCGGTGGGACGGGACCGACATCCGAGCCTGGTCCCTCGCCAGCGTGCGCAGCCGTATCGCGGTCATCTTCCAGGACTTCGTGCGATACGCGCTCAGCGCCGAGGACAACATCGCGATCGGTGATGTGTCCCGCCCGCAGGATCCGGACCGATTGCGCGCATCGGCGCAGGCCGCGGGTGCTGCCGGGGCGATCGAATCCCTGCCGGACGGCTACGCGACTCCGCTCTCGCGTCTGTTCGCGGGCGGCCGTGACCTCTCCGGCGGTCAGTGGCAGCGGGTGGCGATCGCGCGGGGCTACTACCGGGACGCGCCTTTCGTGATCCTGGACGAGCCATCGGCCGCTCTCGACCCACGCGCCGAGTACGACCTGTTCGCCAGTCTTAGGCACACCCTTGAGGGTCGAACGGCACTGTTCATCTCACACCGGTTCTCGACGGTGCGCAGTGCGGATCGGATCTACGTCATGGAGGCCGGCAGCGTGGTGGAGCACGGCACCCACGACGAACTCATGGCCGCTGGTGGACAGTACTCGGAGCTGTTCAAGCTCCAGGCCGCCGCCTACCTCAACGCCGATCAGACCTGA
- a CDS encoding O-antigen ligase family protein: protein MPAVLPDRIGAEEGAPTTVSQNALREWRPTLLRVPDGYRRVRDHWIPALVHRWTLTNLGLLALFLCLQFLIPARLVIGGLGAVGRPSVAIGVMLAFLWALSAIRPHHLPAGRQPIRWLMALFVGLQLLGNVIGFDRLPSAAEASSADRWLIFTVSIVGVTLVVADGIRTRRDLDRLLRLVILLAAIMSIIGMLQFAQIIDVTQYINIPGLRANSELIGVGERGDGNFPRVASTANHYIEFGVVLALVLPIALHYALFSPPGRTRAWRWVAVGVVAFGIPLSISRSAILTVAVTLGLLAVVWPWRQRYNALVIGILSLAVFHLVNRGVLGTIRALFTNAENDSSVTDRIARTGYVLDLWSLRPWFGRGAGMVTPEEYILLDNQVYVTLLAGGVIGVVGLALFFLVPYFMGRSLRLRGSNQETRHLGQSLAVAMPAALMASATFDSFSFATFVGVICIIIGAIGALWRLDDASPTNEIQLADPADKFVGTPIGANFRERFVALWIAARPRNYGRFSRPAQVAEPGETPVGGVDEPSARVVVESRGRAAVSRARHAR from the coding sequence ATGCCCGCGGTCCTGCCTGACCGCATCGGTGCCGAGGAGGGTGCGCCCACCACCGTCTCGCAGAATGCGCTTCGCGAGTGGCGACCGACATTGCTTCGGGTCCCGGACGGGTACCGTCGGGTCCGCGATCACTGGATCCCCGCGCTCGTCCATCGCTGGACCTTGACGAACCTGGGCCTGCTGGCGCTGTTCCTCTGCCTGCAGTTTCTGATCCCGGCCCGGCTGGTCATCGGGGGGTTGGGAGCGGTCGGCCGGCCGTCGGTGGCGATCGGAGTCATGCTGGCGTTCCTTTGGGCGCTTTCGGCGATCAGGCCGCACCACCTACCGGCGGGGCGGCAGCCGATCCGATGGCTGATGGCCCTCTTCGTCGGTCTCCAACTGCTGGGGAACGTCATTGGCTTCGATCGGCTGCCGTCTGCAGCGGAGGCGAGTTCCGCCGATCGTTGGCTCATCTTCACCGTCTCGATCGTCGGGGTCACCCTGGTCGTCGCTGACGGGATCCGCACCCGGCGGGATCTTGACCGACTGCTCCGGCTGGTGATCCTGCTCGCTGCGATCATGTCGATCATCGGGATGCTCCAGTTCGCGCAGATCATCGATGTCACCCAATACATCAACATTCCGGGGCTTCGCGCGAACTCCGAGTTGATCGGCGTCGGCGAACGGGGCGACGGCAACTTCCCGAGGGTCGCCTCCACAGCAAACCATTACATCGAGTTCGGGGTGGTCCTTGCCCTCGTGCTGCCGATCGCGTTGCATTACGCCCTGTTCTCGCCGCCGGGTCGGACGCGCGCCTGGCGGTGGGTGGCCGTCGGTGTCGTCGCGTTCGGGATCCCGCTCTCGATCTCGCGCTCGGCGATCCTGACCGTTGCCGTGACCCTCGGTCTGCTCGCAGTGGTCTGGCCGTGGCGGCAGCGATACAACGCGCTTGTCATCGGGATCTTGTCGCTCGCCGTATTCCACTTGGTGAACCGGGGCGTCCTCGGCACGATCCGTGCGCTCTTCACGAATGCCGAGAACGATTCGAGCGTCACTGACCGAATCGCTCGTACCGGATACGTCTTGGACCTCTGGTCACTGCGGCCCTGGTTCGGACGGGGGGCCGGCATGGTGACTCCGGAGGAGTACATCCTCCTCGACAATCAGGTCTACGTAACCCTGCTCGCCGGGGGTGTGATCGGGGTGGTGGGGTTGGCGCTCTTCTTCCTGGTCCCATACTTCATGGGCCGAAGTCTCCGGCTACGCGGCAGCAACCAGGAGACGAGGCATCTCGGCCAATCGCTCGCGGTTGCGATGCCGGCGGCACTGATGGCGAGCGCGACGTTCGACTCCTTCTCATTCGCGACGTTCGTCGGGGTCATCTGCATCATCATCGGTGCGATCGGCGCCTTGTGGCGCCTGGACGACGCTTCGCCGACCAATGAGATCCAACTTGCCGATCCAGCGGACAAGTTCGTCGGAACGCCGATCGGGGCCAACTTCCGAGAACGGTTCGTGGCCCTATGGATCGCTGCGCGCCCTCGAAACTATGGCCGGTTCAGCAGACCGGCTCAGGTTGCGGAGCCAGGCGAGACTCCGGTCGGCGGTGTGGATGAGCCGAGTGCTCGCGTGGTCGTGGAGAGTCGCGGACGTGCCGCCGTGAGCCGCGCCCGTCATGCCCGGTGA
- a CDS encoding glucose-1-phosphate cytidylyltransferase: protein MKVVLFAGGMGMRMREFSESVPKPMVPIGSRPIIWHLMKYYAHYGHTEFIVCLGYKGEVIKEYFLNYKEWLSNDFVLSGGGREITMLHTDAQDWKITFVDTGLATNIGQRMVKVKEFLGDDEEFLANYSDGLSSVPLPALIDHTHAHDAIATFLCTRPSQTFHIVGLDEDSHVTGITESSAAGMWVNAGFFVLRREIFDYIGPGEELVYEPFGRLLEARKLVGYKYDGFWAGMDTFKDRQVMDEMNARGQAPWKVWEQDPAAPA from the coding sequence ATGAAGGTGGTGCTGTTCGCCGGCGGCATGGGGATGCGGATGCGCGAGTTCTCCGAGTCCGTACCGAAGCCGATGGTCCCGATCGGCTCACGGCCGATCATCTGGCACCTGATGAAGTACTACGCCCACTACGGGCACACGGAGTTCATCGTGTGCCTCGGCTACAAGGGCGAAGTCATCAAGGAGTACTTCCTCAACTACAAGGAGTGGCTCAGCAACGATTTCGTGCTCTCCGGTGGTGGCCGCGAGATCACGATGCTGCACACCGACGCGCAGGACTGGAAGATCACCTTCGTCGACACCGGTCTGGCGACCAACATCGGTCAGCGGATGGTCAAGGTGAAGGAGTTCCTCGGCGACGATGAGGAGTTCCTCGCGAACTACAGCGACGGACTCTCCAGCGTCCCCTTGCCGGCCCTGATCGACCACACGCACGCGCATGACGCGATCGCGACGTTCCTGTGCACTCGTCCGAGCCAGACGTTCCACATCGTGGGGCTCGACGAGGACTCACACGTCACCGGGATCACCGAGTCCAGCGCCGCCGGCATGTGGGTCAACGCAGGGTTCTTCGTGCTGCGTCGCGAGATCTTCGACTACATCGGCCCCGGCGAGGAACTGGTCTACGAACCGTTCGGACGACTCCTCGAGGCCCGCAAACTGGTTGGCTACAAGTACGACGGGTTCTGGGCCGGGATGGACACGTTCAAGGACCGGCAGGTCATGGATGAGATGAACGCCCGCGGCCAGGCGCCGTGGAAGGTCTGGGAGCAGGATCCGGCGGCGCCCGCATGA